In Pseudomonas sp. MTM4, one genomic interval encodes:
- a CDS encoding KinB sensor domain-containing domain, whose protein sequence is MKIQMKLRTRLFLGFSALMTVALLGLVLALVSVVQMAQSQEKLIRDNFGVIEVNQQLRQALSNHLLLLVREERDGAAFAESREVFQTALSRGLSQATKATDQQAYRAIGEAYASFINELETPASLNWTLLEDNALSQSFNRVRELMVEMQHSAYAQIRDTEIRSRERAQLLAGLLGLTGIAVLLIGFITAHSFARRFGDPIEQLSGVADQIGRGDFSIDLPSSPIAELSSLIRRFGLMAQALHQFKQTNVEALVNGQQRLQALLDSIDDGLLIVDRQGRLEHANPVAQRQLAWENEHLGSTLGQALGYPELDEAAQQVLDDKPLSGPPEDLVIEADGERRLLSWRLSPVNHHDGRISGAVMVLHDVTDQRTFERVRNEFVLRASHELRTPVTGMQMAFSLLRERTHYPDSSREADLFSTVHEEMQRLVTLINDLLNFSRYQSGQQKLEREPCDPTELLEQARQRFQAAAAQSDIDIELELQEPLPNLLLDRQQMERVLDNLLSNALRHTPEGGEIRLLARHHGERVILSVEDNGEGIPYSQQARIFEPFVQIGRRRGGAGLGLALCKEIAQLHGGRIGVHSRIGHGTIFYIALPI, encoded by the coding sequence ATGAAAATCCAGATGAAGCTGAGAACCCGTCTCTTCCTGGGCTTCTCGGCATTGATGACCGTCGCACTACTAGGGCTGGTGCTGGCACTGGTCAGCGTGGTGCAGATGGCCCAGAGCCAGGAAAAGCTCATCCGCGACAACTTCGGCGTGATCGAGGTCAACCAGCAATTACGCCAGGCCCTGAGCAATCATCTGCTGCTGTTGGTACGCGAGGAGCGTGACGGCGCCGCGTTCGCAGAATCGCGCGAGGTGTTCCAGACGGCATTGTCACGCGGGTTGTCCCAGGCAACGAAGGCGACAGACCAACAGGCGTACCGGGCGATCGGGGAGGCATACGCCAGCTTCATCAACGAACTGGAGACGCCCGCGAGCCTGAACTGGACGCTGCTGGAAGACAATGCCCTGAGCCAGTCCTTCAATCGCGTACGTGAACTGATGGTCGAGATGCAGCACAGTGCATACGCCCAGATTCGCGACACCGAGATTCGCAGCCGTGAACGGGCGCAACTGCTGGCCGGGCTGCTCGGTCTGACCGGGATTGCGGTATTGCTGATCGGCTTCATCACTGCGCACAGCTTCGCCCGCCGCTTTGGCGATCCGATCGAACAGCTGTCCGGTGTGGCCGACCAGATCGGTCGCGGCGATTTCAGCATCGACCTGCCCTCCTCGCCCATTGCCGAACTGTCCTCGCTGATCCGCCGCTTCGGTCTGATGGCGCAGGCCCTGCACCAATTCAAGCAAACCAATGTCGAGGCGCTGGTCAATGGCCAACAGCGCCTGCAAGCCTTGCTCGATAGCATCGATGACGGCCTGCTGATCGTCGATCGCCAGGGCCGGCTGGAGCATGCCAATCCGGTCGCACAACGGCAGCTGGCGTGGGAAAACGAGCACCTGGGTTCGACACTCGGTCAGGCCCTCGGTTATCCGGAGCTGGATGAGGCCGCGCAACAGGTGCTGGATGACAAGCCATTATCCGGCCCGCCGGAAGATCTGGTGATCGAGGCGGACGGCGAGCGCAGGCTGCTGTCGTGGCGCTTGAGCCCGGTGAATCATCACGACGGACGCATCAGCGGTGCTGTGATGGTCCTCCACGATGTCACCGACCAGCGCACCTTCGAGCGCGTACGCAACGAGTTCGTCCTGCGCGCTTCGCACGAGCTGCGTACTCCGGTTACCGGCATGCAGATGGCATTCAGCCTGCTGCGCGAGCGGACGCACTATCCGGACAGTAGCCGCGAGGCCGACCTGTTCAGCACCGTGCATGAAGAAATGCAGCGTCTGGTCACGCTGATCAACGATCTGCTGAATTTCTCGCGTTACCAGAGCGGCCAACAAAAACTCGAGCGCGAGCCATGCGACCCGACCGAGCTTCTCGAGCAAGCGCGCCAGCGCTTCCAGGCCGCCGCGGCGCAGAGCGATATCGATATCGAGCTGGAACTGCAGGAGCCGCTGCCCAACCTGCTGCTGGACCGACAACAGATGGAGCGGGTGCTCGACAATCTTCTCAGCAACGCACTGCGGCACACGCCCGAGGGTGGCGAAATCCGCCTGCTGGCGCGGCACCACGGCGAGCGGGTCATCCTCAGCGTCGAAGACAATGGCGAAGGGATTCCCTACAGCCAGCAGGCGAGGATTTTCGAGCCGTTCGTGCAGATTGGTCGCCGCCGCGGTGGTGCCGGACTGGGGCTGGCCTTATGCAAGGAAATTGCCCAACTGCATGGTGGTCGTATCGGCGTGCATTCGCGAATCGGTCACGGCACCATCTTCTACATCGCCCTGCCGATCTGA
- a CDS encoding DUF1330 domain-containing protein, giving the protein MPSLNPSVEQLKRFAEQMPAGEPILMLNLLRFNHEAAYPVDSEQAPCSGTEAYARYSRTALRKVRAAGGEVQVAARAQFALIAPDQERWDQMLLVRYPSPEAFLAMLADEEYQAAAIHRTAALADSRLIGCTPSA; this is encoded by the coding sequence ATGCCCAGCCTCAATCCCAGCGTCGAACAACTGAAGCGCTTCGCCGAGCAGATGCCGGCCGGCGAGCCGATCCTCATGCTCAACCTGCTGCGCTTCAACCACGAGGCGGCCTATCCCGTCGACAGCGAACAAGCACCATGCAGCGGCACGGAGGCCTATGCACGCTACAGCCGCACTGCGCTACGCAAGGTGCGGGCGGCCGGGGGTGAGGTACAGGTAGCCGCCAGAGCTCAGTTCGCGTTGATAGCCCCGGACCAAGAGCGCTGGGATCAAATGTTGCTGGTGCGATATCCCTCGCCGGAGGCCTTCTTGGCAATGCTGGCGGATGAGGAATACCAGGCGGCAGCCATCCATCGCACCGCTGCGCTGGCCGACTCGCGGCTAATCGGCTGCACTCCAAGCGCCTGA
- a CDS encoding N-acetylmuramoyl-L-alanine amidase: protein MKALIFAAFALLLAGCASGPRIDTSHTSIGQDSRVQFIVLHYTSTDLQHSLDILKGDGVSSHYLIAEAPATIYQLVDEDRRAWHAGDSQWNGRTWLNSSSIGIELVNRGYIESERGRLWYPYSEQQIDALIVLLKDMMLRHGLKPGAIVGHSDIAPQRKVDPGPLFPWKRLADAGLVPWPDAAEVARQRSLFAMQLPDVAWFQEQLVRQGYQVPKHGHLDLETRNVIAAFQMKYRPTRFDGEPDAETAAILAALGSQR from the coding sequence ATGAAAGCCTTGATTTTTGCCGCGTTTGCCTTGCTGCTCGCAGGCTGCGCCAGTGGCCCGCGTATCGATACCAGCCATACGTCCATTGGCCAGGACAGTAGGGTGCAGTTCATCGTCCTGCATTACACATCAACCGATCTTCAGCACTCGCTCGATATCCTCAAGGGTGACGGCGTCAGCAGTCATTACCTGATCGCAGAGGCGCCAGCGACTATTTACCAGTTGGTCGACGAGGATCGCCGCGCCTGGCATGCCGGCGACAGCCAATGGAATGGCCGCACCTGGCTCAACTCCAGCTCCATTGGCATCGAGTTGGTCAACCGCGGTTATATCGAAAGCGAGAGGGGGCGGCTTTGGTATCCCTATTCCGAGCAACAGATCGACGCGCTGATCGTGCTGCTTAAGGACATGATGCTGCGCCATGGCCTGAAGCCGGGCGCCATCGTCGGCCACAGCGATATTGCCCCGCAGCGAAAGGTCGATCCCGGCCCGTTATTTCCCTGGAAGCGCCTGGCCGACGCCGGACTGGTGCCTTGGCCGGACGCCGCCGAAGTCGCACGTCAGCGCAGCCTGTTCGCCATGCAATTGCCGGATGTGGCCTGGTTCCAGGAGCAGCTCGTCAGGCAGGGTTATCAAGTGCCGAAGCACGGCCATCTCGATCTTGAAACGCGCAACGTGATCGCGGCCTTTCAGATGAAGTATCGCCCGACACGCTTTGACGGCGAACCGGATGCCGAAACCGCCGCGATTCTCGCCGCGCTAGGTTCTCAGCGTTGA
- a CDS encoding GGDEF domain-containing protein, with amino-acid sequence MSDDTQRWKEKYLQLVEQQEQLEERWRSHLDLLRRSLVRSSYAVDGTDPVVEQCMHELREVLRDDVPEDRLAALVPRLERAVLDTERRKKERLEHLSRSLHRLVAQLLALPLPREVRQPLKRFARQLDDRAAQPFELPALLGELGEFQDRALTLQLAETGGSVGLLGRLFGQRARSTERLQDADAVVSSDVIETAREVQPEPDETAATRRIEPLTDKGRQLSVEADRGDANEALCLEAAIAPVASAAPAAEVHVLPASPEQAYSAIAERVESALYNLLDGLQLPEHQQPQSVALRERIEQGLNWYELVPLLDDLAQLIIAAADQGQREFESYLKLLNERLATMQDNLRAAHEGHAQSRETAQALDEQLRYQVDGLQHSMLSAKDLPTLKQAVQARIDRLLETVDTYEQQRGEHEQTVSERLNSLVGRVASLEQAASTMRDRLEEQRQIALRDPLTELPNRAAWDERLELEVARQQRYGGQLLLAVLDVDHFKRINDSFGHLAGDRVLKIVAGELRKRLRKTDFIARFGGEEFALLLPETPAEAGLNLLESLRTGIQNCPFHFKGERIQVTLSGGFASFADADQPEQVFERADRALYRAKDAGRNRIEAG; translated from the coding sequence ATGAGCGACGACACGCAGCGCTGGAAGGAAAAGTACCTGCAATTGGTGGAGCAGCAGGAACAGCTCGAAGAGCGTTGGCGCTCGCATCTCGATTTGCTGCGGCGCAGCCTGGTGCGCAGCAGCTATGCCGTGGATGGCACCGACCCGGTCGTCGAGCAGTGCATGCATGAGCTTCGCGAAGTTCTGCGCGACGATGTGCCTGAAGATCGCCTGGCGGCGCTGGTGCCGCGTCTCGAACGCGCCGTGCTGGACACCGAGCGGCGCAAGAAGGAGCGTCTGGAGCATCTGAGCCGGTCGTTGCACCGTCTGGTAGCGCAGTTGCTGGCATTGCCGTTGCCCCGCGAGGTTCGCCAGCCATTGAAGCGTTTTGCGCGACAGCTCGATGATCGGGCCGCACAGCCGTTCGAGTTGCCGGCTTTGCTCGGTGAGCTGGGTGAGTTCCAGGATCGAGCGTTGACCCTGCAGCTAGCCGAGACAGGCGGCTCGGTGGGGTTACTCGGCAGGCTGTTCGGCCAGCGGGCACGGAGTACGGAACGACTCCAGGATGCTGACGCCGTGGTTTCATCAGACGTGATCGAAACCGCTCGGGAGGTCCAGCCGGAGCCCGACGAAACAGCGGCGACACGGCGAATCGAGCCGTTGACCGATAAAGGCCGCCAATTGTCGGTCGAAGCTGATCGTGGTGATGCGAACGAGGCGCTCTGTTTGGAGGCGGCCATCGCGCCGGTGGCTTCTGCTGCTCCGGCGGCCGAGGTGCACGTTCTTCCTGCCTCGCCCGAGCAAGCCTACAGCGCCATCGCCGAGCGGGTGGAGTCTGCGTTGTATAACCTGCTCGATGGCCTGCAATTGCCAGAACACCAGCAGCCGCAGTCGGTGGCACTTCGAGAGCGAATCGAGCAAGGGCTGAACTGGTATGAATTAGTGCCGCTTCTGGACGATCTGGCGCAGCTGATAATCGCGGCGGCTGATCAGGGGCAACGCGAGTTCGAGAGTTACCTGAAACTGCTCAATGAGCGCTTGGCGACCATGCAGGACAACCTTCGCGCCGCCCATGAAGGCCACGCGCAGAGCAGGGAAACCGCGCAAGCGCTGGATGAGCAACTGCGTTACCAGGTCGACGGCTTACAGCACAGCATGCTCAGCGCCAAGGACCTGCCGACCTTGAAACAGGCCGTTCAGGCCCGAATCGACCGCTTGCTCGAGACCGTCGACACCTATGAGCAACAGCGCGGCGAGCATGAGCAGACGGTGAGCGAACGGCTTAACTCCCTGGTCGGGCGGGTTGCAAGCCTTGAGCAGGCTGCCAGCACCATGCGAGATCGTCTCGAAGAACAGCGGCAAATCGCCTTGCGTGACCCGCTGACCGAACTTCCCAACCGCGCTGCATGGGATGAGCGCCTGGAGTTGGAAGTGGCGCGTCAGCAACGCTACGGCGGCCAGCTGCTGCTGGCCGTGCTGGACGTCGACCATTTCAAGCGCATCAATGACAGTTTTGGCCATCTCGCCGGCGATCGCGTGCTCAAGATCGTCGCCGGTGAGCTGCGCAAACGGCTGCGCAAGACCGATTTCATCGCTCGTTTCGGTGGAGAAGAGTTTGCGCTGCTGCTGCCTGAAACACCGGCAGAGGCGGGCCTGAATTTGCTTGAAAGTCTGCGTACGGGCATTCAGAACTGCCCGTTCCACTTCAAGGGAGAGCGCATCCAGGTAACGCTATCGGGCGGGTTCGCAAGTTTCGCAGACGCCGATCAGCCCGAGCAGGTGTTCGAGCGCGCCGACCGCGCGCTCTATCGGGCCAAGGATGCCGGGCGCAACCGTATCGAAGCGGGCTGA
- a CDS encoding endonuclease/exonuclease/phosphatase family protein, translating to MLRRWSSPRLAGPGQARVNPLCLDSSGLPCNGRLRLLSFNIQVGISTERYHHYLTRSWQHLLPHPGRTGNLQRIGELLGNYDLVALQEADGGSMRSGYINQVEHLAQLGSFPYWYQQLNRNLGRFAQHSNGVLSRLEPQGLEDHPLPGPSGRGAILLRFGEGEDALAVVIMHLALGGSTRTRQLAYIRDLVGSYRHQVLMGDMNTHASDLLENSPLRDLGLQAPQIEATFPSWRPQRCLDHILLSPSLTLERVDVLAKISSDHLPVAVEIRLPDSLHGDALPMPVGTPT from the coding sequence ATGTTGCGCCGTTGGAGTTCACCACGCCTGGCCGGACCCGGTCAGGCGCGGGTCAACCCACTCTGCCTGGACTCCAGTGGGCTACCGTGCAATGGCCGGTTGCGCCTGCTCAGCTTCAACATCCAGGTCGGCATCAGTACCGAGCGCTACCATCATTATCTGACTCGCAGCTGGCAGCACCTGCTGCCGCATCCGGGGCGAACCGGAAATCTACAGCGCATCGGCGAATTGCTCGGCAACTACGATCTGGTGGCGTTGCAGGAAGCAGACGGTGGCAGCATGCGCTCCGGCTATATCAATCAGGTGGAACACCTCGCGCAGCTCGGGTCCTTTCCTTACTGGTATCAGCAGCTGAACCGCAACCTGGGTCGTTTTGCTCAGCACAGTAACGGCGTACTCAGCCGTCTGGAGCCGCAGGGGCTGGAAGATCACCCGTTACCCGGTCCGTCCGGCCGCGGCGCTATCTTGCTGCGGTTTGGTGAAGGCGAGGATGCGCTGGCGGTGGTCATCATGCATCTGGCGCTCGGCGGTAGCACCAGAACGCGCCAGCTGGCCTATATACGAGACCTGGTCGGGAGCTACCGTCATCAGGTATTGATGGGCGACATGAATACCCATGCCAGCGATCTGCTCGAAAACTCGCCGTTGCGTGACCTTGGGCTGCAGGCCCCGCAGATCGAGGCGACCTTTCCCAGCTGGCGTCCGCAGCGCTGCCTCGACCACATATTGCTGAGTCCGAGCCTGACACTGGAGCGCGTCGACGTGCTGGCGAAAATCAGTTCGGATCATCTGCCCGTAGCCGTGGAGATTCGCTTGCCCGACTCGCTGCATGGGGATGCCCTGCCAATGCCGGTAGGCACGCCGACATGA
- a CDS encoding thiol:disulfide interchange protein DsbA/DsbL produces the protein MRKLVLSAVLVTASLFGLPAHAAEFQAGKEYVELKTPVPVAEPDKIEVVELFWYGCPHCYQFEPIINPWVAELPDDVDFKRIPAMFGGVWNVHGQMFLALESMNVEQKIHDAVFNAYHRDGKKLDTPEKMAEFLAGEGVDQEAFLKAYNSFGVKSRAEQAKKQAMAYQITGVPVMIVNGKYRFDIGSAGGPERALKVADFLIEKERAAR, from the coding sequence ATGCGTAAACTCGTTCTCAGTGCCGTTCTCGTAACCGCCAGCCTGTTCGGCTTGCCGGCCCACGCGGCGGAATTCCAGGCGGGCAAGGAATATGTCGAACTCAAGACTCCGGTACCGGTAGCCGAACCGGACAAGATCGAGGTCGTCGAGCTGTTCTGGTACGGCTGCCCGCATTGCTACCAGTTCGAGCCGATCATCAACCCGTGGGTCGCAGAGCTGCCGGATGACGTGGATTTCAAGCGCATTCCGGCCATGTTCGGTGGCGTCTGGAACGTCCATGGCCAGATGTTCCTGGCGCTGGAATCCATGAACGTCGAGCAGAAAATTCACGACGCGGTATTCAATGCCTATCACCGCGACGGCAAGAAGCTGGACACGCCGGAAAAGATGGCTGAATTCCTAGCCGGGGAAGGCGTTGATCAGGAGGCGTTCCTTAAAGCCTATAACTCCTTCGGTGTGAAGAGCCGCGCCGAGCAGGCCAAAAAGCAGGCCATGGCTTATCAGATCACTGGCGTACCGGTCATGATCGTCAACGGTAAGTACCGTTTCGATATCGGCTCCGCAGGCGGCCCGGAGCGCGCGCTGAAGGTCGCCGACTTCCTGATCGAAAAAGAACGGGCAGCTCGGTAA
- a CDS encoding cytochrome c codes for MNKVLVSLLLTLGITGIAHAAGNAEAGQEKIAVCGACHGADGNSPAPNFPKLAGQGESYLLKQLHDIKAGSSPTAEPGVGRKVLEMTGMLDPYNDQDLADIAAYFASQKMTVGMADPALVEQGEQLFRGGKLDLGMPACTGCHAPNGVGNDLAGFPQLGGQHAAYTAKQLTDFREGNRTNDGDTMIMRTIAAKLSNKDIEALSSYIQGLH; via the coding sequence ATGAACAAAGTACTCGTGAGTCTGCTGTTGACCCTTGGCATCACCGGTATCGCCCACGCGGCTGGAAATGCCGAAGCCGGTCAGGAAAAGATTGCCGTCTGTGGCGCCTGCCACGGTGCCGATGGCAACAGTCCCGCACCGAACTTCCCCAAACTTGCAGGCCAGGGCGAGAGTTATCTGCTCAAGCAGCTACACGACATCAAGGCCGGCAGCAGTCCTACCGCCGAGCCAGGTGTGGGGCGCAAGGTGCTGGAAATGACCGGCATGCTCGACCCCTACAACGATCAGGATCTTGCCGACATCGCCGCTTATTTCGCCAGCCAGAAGATGACCGTTGGCATGGCCGATCCGGCGCTGGTTGAGCAAGGTGAACAACTGTTCCGCGGTGGCAAACTGGACCTGGGCATGCCGGCCTGCACTGGTTGTCACGCGCCGAACGGGGTTGGTAACGACCTGGCGGGCTTCCCGCAGCTGGGTGGTCAGCATGCTGCCTACACGGCCAAGCAGCTGACCGATTTCCGCGAAGGCAACCGCACCAATGACGGTGACACCATGATCATGCGGACCATCGCTGCCAAGCTGAGCAACAAGGACATCGAAGCGCTGTCCAGCTACATCCAGGGTCTGCACTGA
- the yihA gene encoding ribosome biogenesis GTP-binding protein YihA/YsxC — translation MLPKNPILGLCQQATFMTSAAKVDQCPADEGLEVAFAGRSNAGKSSALNTLTHASLARTSKTPGRTQLLNFFRLDDDRRLVDLPGYGYAKVPIPLKQHWQRHLEAYLSSRESLAGVFLMMDIRHPLTEFDRMMLDWSTASDMPLHILLTKSDKLAFGAAKNALLAIQRDIRKGWGDGVSVQLFSAPKRQGVEEAQLKLAELLGMLEAE, via the coding sequence ATGCTCCCCAAAAACCCGATTCTCGGCCTCTGCCAGCAAGCCACGTTCATGACCAGCGCCGCCAAGGTCGACCAATGCCCGGCTGACGAGGGCCTTGAAGTCGCTTTCGCCGGCCGGTCGAATGCGGGCAAGTCCAGCGCGCTGAACACCCTGACTCACGCCAGCCTCGCCCGTACGTCGAAGACCCCGGGCCGCACTCAGCTGCTCAATTTTTTCCGTCTCGATGACGATCGCCGACTGGTCGACCTCCCTGGCTACGGTTACGCCAAGGTGCCGATTCCATTGAAGCAGCACTGGCAGCGCCACTTGGAGGCCTACCTGAGCAGCCGCGAAAGCCTCGCCGGCGTGTTTTTGATGATGGATATCCGCCATCCGCTGACCGAGTTCGACCGAATGATGCTCGACTGGTCCACCGCCAGCGACATGCCGCTGCATATCCTGCTGACCAAGTCGGACAAGCTGGCCTTCGGCGCGGCGAAGAACGCACTGCTGGCAATCCAGCGGGACATCCGCAAGGGTTGGGGAGATGGCGTCAGCGTGCAGCTTTTCTCGGCGCCCAAGCGTCAAGGCGTGGAAGAAGCGCAGCTCAAACTGGCCGAGCTGCTGGGCATGCTCGAAGCGGAATAG
- the gcvP gene encoding aminomethyl-transferring glycine dehydrogenase: protein MSQMPRLSQLQQPDAFLRRHLGPDAAEQQAMLDLLGLSSREQLVEQTVPPAIRLKGELALPPALDEQGALARLRSYAEKNELWTSLIGMGYHGTITPPVILRNVLENPGWYTAYTPYQPEIAQGRLEALLNFQQLTIDLTGLDLANASLLDEATAAAEAMTLARRMAKSKSNRFFVDENCHPQTLSVMQTRAEAFGFELVIGAVEEIDGQDLFGGLLQYPDTHGEIRDLRPAIEQLHAKQALACVAADLLSLLLLTPPGELGADVVLGSTQRFGVPMGYGGPHAAYFATRDAFKRAMPGRIIGVSKDARGNTALRMALQTREQHIRREKANSNICTAQVLLANIASCYAVYHGPEGLKRIAQRTHRLTSILASALEKNGIKRVNQHFFDTLTLEVGGAQTAILESARAARINLRILGRGKLGASLDETCSEATVEQLLAVFLGADHGLEIAKLDEGDIPSGIPSELQRSSAYLTHPVFNTHHSETEMLRYLKQLENKDLALNQAMIPLGSCTMKLNATSEMIPITWPEFANLHPFAPREQAQGYKLMIDELEAWLCVITGFDAISMQPNSGAQGEYAGLVAIRKYHESRGEGQRDICLIPSSAHGTNPASAQMVSMRVVIVECDRAGNVDLEDLKRKAAEAGDKLSCLMITYPSTHGVYEEGIREICEAIHAQGGQVYMDGANLNAQVGLARPADIGADVSHMNLHKTFCIPHGGGGPGMGPIGIKAHLLPFVSNHPVIELQGPNPENGAVSAAPWGSASILPISWMYIAMMGPQLRDATEIAILSANYLAVRLDEAFPVLYSGRNGRVAHECIIDLRPLKAQTGITEEDVAKRLIDYGFHAPTMSFPVPGTLMIEPTESESKVELDRFVEAMLRIRAEIAKVESGDWSAENNPLVHAPHTLADVTGVWDRPYSIAEGVTPSAHAQAHKYWPAVNRVDNVFGDRNLFCACVPVDDYRE, encoded by the coding sequence ATGTCGCAAATGCCGCGCCTTTCCCAACTCCAGCAACCTGACGCCTTTCTGCGTCGTCATCTCGGTCCCGATGCGGCTGAGCAGCAAGCCATGCTCGACCTGCTCGGGCTGTCCAGCCGTGAGCAGTTGGTCGAGCAGACAGTGCCGCCGGCGATTCGTTTGAAGGGCGAGCTGGCGCTGCCGCCGGCGCTGGACGAGCAGGGCGCGCTGGCACGGCTGCGTAGCTATGCCGAAAAGAACGAGCTCTGGACCAGCCTGATCGGTATGGGCTACCACGGCACCATCACGCCGCCGGTCATTCTGCGTAACGTGCTAGAAAATCCGGGCTGGTACACCGCCTATACGCCTTATCAGCCGGAAATCGCCCAGGGCCGCTTGGAGGCCCTGCTGAATTTCCAGCAGCTGACCATCGACCTGACCGGGCTGGACTTGGCCAACGCATCGCTGCTCGACGAGGCGACCGCTGCGGCCGAGGCGATGACCTTGGCGCGGCGCATGGCCAAGAGCAAGAGCAACCGCTTCTTCGTTGACGAGAACTGCCATCCGCAAACGCTATCGGTCATGCAGACTCGCGCCGAGGCTTTCGGCTTCGAGCTGGTAATCGGCGCGGTCGAAGAAATCGACGGGCAGGATCTGTTCGGCGGGCTGCTGCAGTATCCGGATACCCACGGCGAGATTCGCGATCTGCGTCCGGCCATCGAGCAACTGCACGCCAAGCAGGCGCTGGCGTGCGTCGCGGCCGATCTGCTCAGCCTGTTGCTCTTGACCCCGCCGGGTGAGCTTGGCGCAGACGTGGTGCTCGGCTCGACTCAGCGCTTCGGTGTGCCGATGGGCTATGGCGGTCCGCATGCGGCCTACTTCGCCACGCGTGATGCGTTCAAGCGGGCGATGCCGGGGCGGATCATCGGTGTGTCCAAGGATGCCCGCGGCAACACGGCGCTGCGCATGGCGCTGCAGACGCGCGAGCAACACATCCGGCGCGAGAAGGCCAACTCCAACATCTGTACTGCGCAGGTACTGCTGGCCAATATCGCCAGCTGCTACGCCGTGTATCACGGACCCGAGGGGCTCAAACGCATCGCCCAGCGTACCCATCGGCTGACCTCGATCCTGGCCAGCGCGCTGGAGAAGAACGGCATCAAGCGCGTCAATCAGCATTTCTTCGACACCCTGACCCTGGAAGTCGGCGGCGCGCAGACGGCGATTCTCGAAAGCGCGCGAGCGGCACGGATCAACCTGCGCATTCTTGGGCGTGGCAAGCTCGGCGCCAGTCTTGACGAGACCTGCAGCGAGGCGACGGTCGAGCAGTTGCTCGCTGTCTTTCTCGGCGCCGATCACGGGCTGGAAATCGCCAAGCTGGATGAGGGTGACATCCCCAGCGGCATCCCGTCCGAGCTGCAGCGCAGCAGCGCCTACCTGACGCACCCGGTCTTCAATACCCATCACAGCGAAACCGAGATGCTGCGCTATCTCAAGCAGCTGGAGAACAAGGATCTGGCGCTGAACCAGGCGATGATCCCGCTCGGTTCCTGCACCATGAAGTTGAACGCCACCAGCGAGATGATCCCCATCACCTGGCCGGAGTTCGCCAACCTGCACCCCTTCGCGCCACGCGAGCAGGCGCAGGGTTACAAGTTGATGATCGACGAGCTGGAAGCCTGGCTCTGCGTTATTACCGGCTTCGATGCGATCTCGATGCAGCCGAACTCCGGTGCGCAGGGCGAGTACGCCGGACTGGTGGCGATCCGCAAATACCACGAGAGCCGCGGTGAAGGGCAGCGCGACATCTGCCTGATCCCATCCTCCGCTCACGGCACCAACCCGGCCTCGGCGCAGATGGTCAGCATGCGCGTCGTCATCGTCGAGTGTGACAGGGCGGGCAACGTCGATCTCGAAGACCTCAAGCGCAAGGCGGCCGAAGCGGGTGACAAGCTCTCCTGCCTGATGATCACTTATCCGTCGACCCACGGCGTTTACGAGGAGGGCATTCGCGAGATCTGCGAGGCGATCCATGCCCAGGGCGGCCAGGTCTACATGGATGGCGCCAACCTCAACGCCCAGGTCGGACTGGCGCGGCCGGCGGACATCGGTGCCGACGTCTCGCACATGAACCTGCACAAGACCTTCTGCATTCCGCATGGCGGCGGTGGCCCGGGCATGGGGCCGATCGGCATCAAGGCGCATCTGCTGCCCTTCGTTTCCAACCATCCGGTGATCGAACTGCAAGGGCCGAATCCGGAGAATGGCGCGGTCAGCGCGGCGCCATGGGGCAGCGCGAGCATTTTGCCGATCAGTTGGATGTACATCGCGATGATGGGCCCGCAGCTGCGTGACGCCACGGAAATTGCGATCCTCAGCGCGAACTATCTAGCGGTGCGTCTCGATGAGGCATTCCCGGTGCTTTACAGCGGACGTAACGGTCGCGTGGCGCATGAGTGCATCATCGATTTGCGGCCGTTGAAAGCGCAAACCGGCATTACCGAAGAAGATGTCGCCAAGCGCCTCATCGACTATGGCTTCCACGCACCGACCATGTCCTTCCCCGTGCCCGGCACCTTGATGATCGAGCCTACCGAGAGCGAATCGAAAGTCGAGCTGGATCGCTTCGTCGAGGCGATGCTGCGTATTCGTGCGGAAATTGCCAAGGTCGAGAGCGGTGACTGGTCCGCCGAGAACAACCCGCTGGTGCATGCGCCGCATACCTTGGCGGATGTGACTGGCGTCTGGGATCGTCCCTACAGCATCGCCGAAGGCGTGACGCCGAGCGCCCACGCTCAGGCGCACAAGTACTGGCCGGCGGTGAATCGGGTCGACAACGTCTTCGGCGATCGCAACCTGTTCTGTGCGTGCGTGCCGGTGGATGACTATCGGGAATGA